A window of Ananas comosus cultivar F153 linkage group 4, ASM154086v1, whole genome shotgun sequence contains these coding sequences:
- the LOC109709333 gene encoding probable serine incorporator → MWAASCLASCCASCTCGLCSSLSLILSWILREVAAPLLQKIPWINTFAHTPSKEWFQTNAVLCVSLGNFLFFAIFALMMIGVKDQNDKRDAWHHGGWMAKIVFWAVLVALMFFLPNVVITIYETMSKFGSGLFLLVQVILLLDFVHTWNDAWVEKDEQKWYIALLVISVVCYLATYAFSGLLFMWFNPSGHDCGLNVFFIVMTMILAFAFAVVALHPQVNGSLLPASVISVYCAYLSYSGLSSEPPDYECNGLHLHSKQVSIGTLVLGMLTTVLSVVYSAVRAGSSTTFLSPPSSPRIGSKKPLLKAGDTESGKEESKEGEPRPVSYSYTFFHLIFALASMYSAMLLTGWTSSTSGSELIDVGWTTVWVRICTEWATGALYIWTLIAPLVLPDREFS, encoded by the exons ATGTGGGCGGCGTCGTGCTTGGCGTCGTGCTGCGCGAGCTGCACCTGCGGCCTCTGCTCCTCGCTCTCCCTCATCCTCTCCTGGATCCTTCGCGAAGTCGCTGCCCCCCTCCTCCAGAAGATCCCAT GGATAAATACTTTTGCCCATACTCCCTCGAAGGAATGGTTTCAAACCAATGCAGTCCTTTGTGTTAGTTTaggaaattttttgttttttgcaaTATTTGCTCTGATGATGATTGGTGTGAAGGATCAGAATGACAAAAGAGATGCATGGCATCATGGTGGATGGATGGCCAAAATTGTTTTTTGGGCTGTCCTCGTTGCTCTTATGTTTTTCCTTCCAAACGTAGTCATTACTATCTATG AAACAATGTCAAAATTTGGCTCTGGATTATTTCTTCTGGTGCAAGTGATTTTACTATTGGACTTTGTACACACGTGGAATGATGCATGGGTCGAGAAAGATGAGCAAAAATG GTATATTGCTTTACTTGTTATATCAGTGGTATGCTACCTAGCAACGTATGCATTCTCGGGGCTGCTTTTTATGTGGTTCAACCCCTCTGGTCATGATTGTGGCCTCAATGTTTTCTTTATTGTCATGACAATGATTCTTGCTTTTGCCTTTGCTGTTGTTGCTTTACATCCGCAG GTCAATGGCAGCCTTTTACCAGCATCGGTTATCTCCGTATATTGTGCTTACCTGAGTTATAGCGGTCTTTCAAGTGAGCCCCCAGACTATGAATGTAACGGTCTTCACCTACACTCTAAGCAAGTTTCAATTGGAACACTTGTTCTTGGAATGCTGACCACAGTACTCTCTGTTGTGTACTCTGCTGTCCGAGCTGGATCTTCCACAACATTTCTGTCACCGCCATCTTCCCCAAGGATAG GTTCAAAGAAGCCGTTGCTCAAAGCTGGTGATACTGAGTCGGGTAAAGAAGAGAGCAAAGAAGGCGAACCTCGTCCAGTCAGCTACTCATACACTTTTTTCCATCTTATTTTTGCCCTTGCCAGTATGTACTCGGCCATGCTTCTGACTGGCTGGACCAGCTCGACATCAGGCTCAGAGCTGATCGACGTTGGCTGGACAACAGTTTGGGTCCGCATTTGCACAGAGTGGGCTACTGGAGCTCTTTATATATGGACCCTCATAGCTCCTCTTGTGTTACCAGATCGTGAGTTCTCGTAG
- the LOC109709332 gene encoding isoamylase 2, chloroplastic translates to MATLRFPISFGACSQNCDISKSGMMVPSAPKKILFASRRSQQVGVWCRSCRPIASSASRSPIRRLHPSVGVKIGSKEELQKGFSYTFRTDSNGIVKVVVRSEYGKYVVRFEVTFLPQFGTEEGLVLNWTMFTSDSSLLLVPCSQASEGTVTAKVPFVQNSSGSFLAELVFDASKVPFYLSFLLNSAGSEIRSHRKTNFCVPVGLGSGQPMPLGVSVSDDGLTNFSLFSKNAEGVILCLYDGIKDEPALEIELDPYINCTGDIWHVSLENVEEYVSYGYRCKGPILWRKGDRFHMKHVLLDPYAKVIGNFFPDHGGKVSLSRCLASLAKESAFDWSGDTSPCLPMEKLVVYRLNVGLCTKDKSSGLSENAAGTFSGLIEKIEYFKTLGVNAVLLEPIFPFDEKKGPYFPFHFFSPMMSYGHGRDSASGTNSMKEMIKSMHARGMEVLLEVVFSHTSEGGDAASQMISFRGIDNSSYYIVDGDVRSGANNALNCNNPIVQRLILDSLHHWVVEYHVDGFCFVNSSSLVRSSNGNNLSRPPLLEAIAFDPILSKTKIIADCWSPIDMSSMEIQFPHWKKWAEMNSRFSVDVRNFLRGEALLSDLATRICGSGDLFSSRGPAYSFNYITKNFGLPLVDLVSFSSIDLASELSWNCGEEGPTGNSSVLQTRLKQIRNFLFILFVSLGVPVLNMGDECGYSNGGSPSYNDRRPFDWNSLRTGFGLQITQFVAYLSSLRNRRGDIFQRKDFLKVENICWNGSNQTEPNWGDSSCKFLSVMFKADVDGRASKLHRGDLFIGFNASDHPEVALLPEQSEGTVWLRLVDTALPFPGFFASYSDPNVHQVAGLSAYEIKSHSCSLFEAKRTELL, encoded by the coding sequence ATGGCGACCCTCCGTTTTCCGATTTCGTTCGGGGCATGCTCTCAGAATTGTGATATCTCCAAATCGGGTATGATGGTTCCGTCAGCAcccaaaaaaattctatttgctAGCAGAAGAAGCCAGCAAGTCGGAGTTTGGTGCAGATCTTGTAGGCCGATTGCCTCATCGGCATCGCGTAGTCCAATTCGGCGATTGCATCCGAGTGTGGGTGTGAAAATTGGTAGCAAAGAGGAACTACAAAAGGGATTTTCATACACATTTAGAACTGATAGCAATGGGATCGTGAAGGTCGTGGTGCGATCCGAATATGGGAAGTACGTCGTTCGGTTTGAAGTTACTTTCTTGCCGCAGTTTGGAACTGAAGAGGGTTTGGTACTGAACTGGACCATGTTTACGTCTGATTCGTCGCTGTTGTTAGTTCCGTGTTCTCAAGCTTCAGAAGGAACTGTTACGGCAAAGGTGCCGTTTGTGCAGAATTCATCAGGGAGTTTTTTAGCAGAGTTGGTATTCGACGCTTCCAAAGTCCCTTTTTACTTATCGTTTCTGCTGAATTCGGCTGGATCGGAGATAAGAAGCCATAGGAAAACAAACTTCTGTGTGCCTGTTGGTTTGGGTTCAGGACAACCAATGCCGCTAGGTGTTTCAGTTTCTGATGACGGCTTGACTAACTTTTCCTTATTTTCAAAGAATGCCGAGGGCGTCATTCTTTGTCTTTATGATGGTATCAAAGATGAACCAGCCTTGGAGATTGAGTTGGATCCGTACATAAACTGTACAGGTGACATATGGCATGTCTCCTTGGAGAATGTTGAAGAGTATGTGAGCTATGGTTATCGCTGCAAAGGGCCAATACTTTGGCGAAAGGGAGATAGGTTTCACATGAAGCACGTCCTCTTGGATCCATATGCCAAAGTAATCGGAAATTTTTTTCCTGATCATGGTGGAaaggtttctctctctaggtgCCTTGCCTCTCTAGCAAAGGAGTCTGCCTTTGACTGGAGTGGTGATACTAGTCCATGCTTGCCCATGGAGAAGCTGGTGGTCTATCGATTAAACGTGGGGTTGTGCACAAAAGACAAATCCAGTGGGTTGTCAGAAAATGCTGCTGGGACTTTCTCTGGTTTGATTGAAAAGATTGAGTATTTTAAAACCCTTGGTGTCAATGCAGTTCTATTGGAGCCGATATTCCCATTTGATGAGAAAAAGGGCCCCTACTTCCCTTTCCATTTCTTCTCTCCGATGATGTCATATGGCCATGGTCGTGATAGTGCTTCAGGCACTAATTCTATGAAGGAGATGATTAAGTCTATGCATGCACGTGGTATGGAGGTCCTGTTGGAGGTTGTGTTCAGTCATACtagcgagggaggagatgcagCCAGTCAGATGATATCATTCCGTGGAATTGATAATTCTTCTTATTACATTGTTGATGGGGATGTCAGATCAGGAGCCAATAATGCATTGAATTGCAATAATCCTATCGTTCAACGTTTGATTTTGGACAGCCTCCATCATTGGGTCGTCGAATACCATGTTGAtggtttttgttttgttaaCTCTTCTTCTCTAGTTCGTAGCTCAAATGGAAATAACTTATCCCGTCCTCCTCTACTTGAGGCTATAGCATTCGATCCAATCCTTTCTAAGACAAAGATTATTGCAGACTGCTGGTCCCCGATTGATATGTCATCCATGGAAATCCAATTCCCTCACTGGAAAAAGTGGGCAGAAATGAACTCCAGATTCTCTGTTGATGTAAGAAACTTTTTGAGGGGTGAAGCACTTCTAAGTGATCTTGCTACACGCATTTGTGGCAGTGGAGACCTATTTTCTTCCAGGGGTCCTGCATATTCTTTCAACTATATTACAAAGAACTTTGGACTTCCCCTTGTTGATTTGGTCAGCTTCAGTAGCATTGATCTTGCTTCAGAGTTAAGCTGGAATTGTGGTGAAGAAGGTCCGACAGGCAATAGTTCTGTTCTCCAGACACGGCTTAAGCAGATACGGAATTTCCTTTTCATTCTATTTGTTTCACTAGGGGTTCCTGTACTTAATATGGGGGATGAGTGTGGGTACTCTAATGGCGGATCGCCATCCTACAATGATAGACGACCTTTTGATTGGAATAGCCTAAGAACTGGCTTTGGCCTGCAAATTACGCAATTTGTTGCGTATTTGTCTTCACTAAGAAATCGAAGAGGTGATATCTTTCAGAGGAAGGACTTTCTTAAAGTGGAAAATATATGTTGGAATGGAAGTAATCAAACTGAGCCCAACTGGGGGGACTCTTCTTGCAAGTTCCTTTCTGTTATGTTTAAGGCAGATGTAGATGGCAGGGCATCAAAGTTACATAGGGGTGACTTGTTTATTGGATTCAATGCTAGTGACCATCCAGAGGTTGCTTTATTGCCGGAGCAGTCGGAAGGAACTGTTTGGCTTCGTTTAGTTGATACAGCACTTCCATTTCCTGGCTTTTTTGCCAGTTATTCTGATCCCAATGTCCATCAGGTTGCTGGGTTGTCGGCTTATGAAATAAAATCTCACAGTTGCTCCTTATTTGAAGCAAAAAGAACTGAGCTGTTGTAG